A region from the Pseudomonas sp. P8_229 genome encodes:
- a CDS encoding ABC transporter substrate-binding protein, with protein MKGFRRLLAASVVTFGVLASAQPAAAAQAPIHFADLNWESGSLITDVLRIIVEKGYGLSTDTLPGTTITLETALANNDIQVIGEEWAGRSPVWVKAEAEGKVASLGDTVKGATEGWWVPEYVIKGDPAKGIKPLAPDLRSVSDLKKYKDVFKDPENPSKGRFLNSPIGWTSEVVNKQKLTAYGLQDDYTNFRSGSGAALDAEISSSIRRGKPVLFYYWSPTPLLGKFKLVQLQEPPFDAEAWKTLTDADNPNPKPTRSLASKLSIGVSAPFQRQYPQIAEFFSKVDFPIAPLNKALAEMSEKHTAPREAAEAFMKAYPQVWQAWVPKDVADKVAADLK; from the coding sequence ATGAAAGGATTTCGACGGTTACTGGCCGCCAGTGTGGTCACGTTCGGTGTGCTGGCGTCTGCGCAGCCAGCTGCAGCGGCGCAGGCGCCGATCCATTTTGCCGACCTGAACTGGGAAAGTGGCAGCCTGATCACCGATGTCCTGCGGATCATCGTCGAGAAGGGTTACGGGTTGTCGACCGATACGCTGCCAGGCACCACCATCACGCTTGAGACGGCGCTGGCCAACAATGACATTCAGGTCATTGGCGAGGAGTGGGCCGGGCGCAGTCCGGTGTGGGTCAAGGCCGAGGCGGAGGGAAAGGTCGCCAGTCTTGGCGACACGGTCAAGGGCGCCACGGAAGGCTGGTGGGTGCCGGAATACGTGATCAAGGGCGACCCGGCCAAGGGCATCAAGCCGCTGGCGCCGGACTTGCGCAGTGTCAGTGACCTGAAGAAATACAAGGATGTGTTCAAGGACCCGGAAAACCCGAGCAAGGGCCGGTTCCTCAACAGCCCGATCGGCTGGACCTCGGAAGTGGTGAACAAACAGAAACTCACCGCGTACGGCCTGCAGGACGACTACACCAATTTCCGCAGTGGCTCCGGCGCGGCACTCGACGCCGAGATCAGCTCCTCTATCCGCCGGGGCAAACCGGTGCTGTTCTATTACTGGTCACCGACACCTCTGCTGGGCAAATTCAAACTGGTGCAACTGCAAGAGCCGCCGTTTGATGCCGAGGCGTGGAAGACGCTGACCGATGCCGATAACCCCAATCCGAAACCGACTCGTTCGTTGGCCTCGAAGCTGTCGATCGGGGTGTCTGCGCCGTTCCAGAGGCAGTATCCGCAGATTGCCGAGTTTTTCAGCAAAGTGGATTTCCCGATAGCGCCGTTGAACAAGGCGCTGGCCGAGATGAGCGAGAAACACACCGCGCCACGAGAGGCAGCGGAGGCGTTCATGAAGGCGTATCCGCAGGTATGGCAGGCGTGGGTGCCGAAGGATGTGGCGGATAAGGTTGCGGCTGATCTGAAGTAG
- a CDS encoding DUF2789 family protein — protein sequence MELPAYDLKTLFDQLGLPSEGSAIDDFIEAHPLDANTKLIDADFWTPQQAQLLKEWLRADGEEALMVDELNVRLHEGR from the coding sequence ATGGAACTGCCTGCCTACGACCTGAAAACCCTGTTCGATCAACTGGGACTGCCATCGGAGGGCAGCGCAATCGACGACTTCATCGAGGCGCATCCGCTGGACGCCAACACCAAATTGATCGATGCCGATTTCTGGACGCCGCAACAGGCGCAACTCTTGAAAGAATGGCTGCGCGCCGACGGTGAAGAAGCGTTAATGGTCGACGAATTGAACGTACGCCTGCACGAGGGCCGTTAA
- a CDS encoding methyl-accepting chemotaxis protein, translating into MTRDGSLVGALPAPVLLPKNRWIAPTLQSVALMLLLVGMTLGEWSLYIGLPLAVLIVWLPRLRSRTVADTAPVEAGSAISELTRDLSYTTSHNALSAAGVAFSVKQLASKLESQLDAAAQIVSNAEVMIATEHATSQLSREALDAASEAHHSSAAGRTELVDSIARMHQLSQRANASRELIEALSLRSDDIQRVTLVIQSIASQTNLLALNAAIEAARAGEHGRGFAVVADEVRGLAARTASATGEVGEMVADIQQRTAQVVEQIRELSNDLQTGVEQVETTGQHLENIARLAAGVESQVGEIARGAQTNREQLDSLFKAIEQMRSDLAISDQQTRRLAEAAVQMEGQAETISERLAEVGLDDYHQRVYDLAREGASQIAARFEADVEQGRISLDDLFDRQYQPIPGTQPAKFQTRFDRYTDQVLPAIQEPLLPRHEGLVFAIACTQQGYVPTHNLAFSQPLTGDERVDTVGNRTKRKFADRTGIRCGSHQQAVLLQTYTRDTGELMHDLSVPIMVKGRHWGGLRLGYKPEAAR; encoded by the coding sequence ATGACGAGAGATGGATCTCTGGTTGGGGCTCTGCCTGCACCAGTGCTGTTGCCGAAAAACCGCTGGATCGCTCCGACCCTGCAAAGTGTCGCCCTGATGCTGTTGCTCGTCGGCATGACGCTGGGTGAGTGGTCGTTGTACATCGGTCTGCCGCTGGCGGTGCTGATTGTCTGGCTACCACGCCTGCGTTCCCGCACGGTCGCCGATACTGCACCGGTCGAGGCCGGCAGTGCCATTTCCGAACTCACTCGCGACCTTTCCTACACCACCAGTCATAACGCGCTGTCAGCTGCGGGCGTGGCATTTTCCGTCAAGCAACTGGCCAGCAAACTCGAATCGCAGCTCGACGCGGCGGCGCAGATTGTCAGCAACGCCGAAGTGATGATCGCCACCGAACACGCCACCTCGCAGCTCAGCCGCGAAGCGCTGGACGCTGCCAGTGAAGCGCACCACAGCAGCGCGGCGGGGCGCACCGAACTGGTGGATTCGATTGCGCGCATGCATCAACTCAGTCAGCGCGCAAACGCCAGCCGTGAGCTGATCGAAGCCCTGAGCCTGCGCAGCGACGACATTCAGCGGGTGACGCTGGTGATTCAATCCATCGCCAGCCAGACCAATCTGCTGGCGCTGAACGCGGCGATTGAAGCGGCGCGAGCGGGTGAGCATGGCCGCGGTTTTGCGGTGGTGGCGGATGAGGTGCGTGGTTTGGCGGCGCGCACGGCGTCGGCGACTGGCGAAGTCGGGGAGATGGTCGCCGATATTCAGCAACGCACGGCGCAAGTGGTGGAGCAAATCCGCGAGCTGTCCAATGATCTGCAGACTGGCGTCGAGCAGGTGGAAACCACCGGTCAACATCTGGAAAACATCGCCCGGTTGGCCGCCGGGGTGGAAAGTCAGGTCGGCGAAATTGCCCGTGGTGCGCAAACCAACCGTGAGCAACTCGACAGTCTGTTCAAGGCTATCGAGCAGATGCGCAGCGATCTGGCGATCAGCGATCAACAGACCCGACGCCTGGCCGAAGCTGCCGTGCAGATGGAAGGTCAGGCGGAAACCATCAGCGAGCGGCTGGCCGAAGTCGGTCTGGATGACTACCACCAGCGCGTCTATGACCTGGCGCGTGAGGGGGCGAGCCAGATTGCGGCGCGATTCGAAGCCGATGTCGAGCAGGGCCGGATCAGTCTCGACGATCTATTCGACCGCCAGTACCAGCCGATTCCGGGGACGCAACCGGCGAAGTTTCAAACCCGTTTCGACCGCTACACCGATCAGGTGCTGCCAGCGATTCAGGAGCCGTTGCTGCCGCGCCACGAAGGGTTGGTGTTCGCCATCGCCTGTACGCAGCAGGGTTATGTGCCGACGCACAATCTGGCGTTCAGCCAGCCGTTGACCGGTGACGAGCGGGTCGACACCGTGGGTAACCGCACCAAACGCAAGTTCGCCGACCGCACCGGTATCCGCTGCGGGAGTCATCAGCAAGCGGTGCTGTTGCAGACTTACACCCGCGACACTGGAGAGCTGATGCATGACTTGTCGGTGCCGATCATGGTCAAGGGCCGGCATTGGGGCGGGTTGCGGCTGGGCTATAAACCGGAGGCTGCGCGCTGA
- a CDS encoding TraR/DksA family transcriptional regulator yields the protein MTKDKLLAMPADDYMNAEQHAFFTELLQNMKVETHERIEQNRIAIESLDTPADPADAASVEEERTWLVNAIDRDQRMLPQLEQALERIKEDSFGWCDDSGEAIGLKRLLISPTTKYCIEAQERHEQIDKHQRQA from the coding sequence ATGACAAAGGACAAGTTGCTGGCCATGCCGGCAGATGACTACATGAATGCCGAGCAGCACGCTTTCTTCACTGAGCTGCTGCAGAACATGAAAGTCGAAACCCACGAGCGCATTGAGCAAAACCGTATCGCCATCGAAAGCCTGGACACCCCGGCCGACCCGGCGGACGCGGCTTCGGTTGAAGAAGAGCGCACCTGGCTGGTCAACGCGATCGATCGCGACCAGCGCATGCTGCCGCAACTGGAACAAGCCCTTGAGCGCATCAAGGAAGACAGCTTTGGCTGGTGCGACGACAGCGGCGAGGCCATTGGCCTGAAACGCCTGCTGATCAGCCCGACCACCAAGTACTGCATCGAAGCTCAAGAGCGTCATGAGCAGATCGACAAGCACCAGCGTCAGGCCTGA
- a CDS encoding MurR/RpiR family transcriptional regulator yields the protein MPRPDLPANDERPLASPPINAERLLQLITDEYDTLPRQLKRIASYMSQQSDRIMVDRISDIARECEVHPSAIVRFSQRFGFSGFSEMQALFRTAYTHKASPVQNYQQRIRSMIANQSQPASDSDLARECIDATRSGIERLGRELDDVAFEKAVDLIVNADNIYVVGVRRSFAVADYLVYNLQHTHKRIHLVSGLGGSYREQMRSVSSGDLVIAISFTPYARETQHCLRYARQQQAKTLVLTDSHLSPLARNANSLLLVNEGSALAFRSLSATLCLCQALFVAVAYRLELNVDEIHEQAGFED from the coding sequence ATGCCCCGCCCCGATCTGCCGGCCAACGACGAGCGTCCCCTCGCCAGCCCCCCGATCAATGCCGAGCGTCTGCTGCAACTGATCACCGACGAATACGACACCCTGCCGCGCCAACTCAAGCGCATCGCCAGCTACATGAGCCAGCAAAGCGACCGGATCATGGTCGATCGCATCAGCGACATCGCCCGTGAATGCGAAGTGCACCCGTCCGCCATCGTGCGCTTCTCGCAGCGCTTCGGCTTCAGCGGCTTCAGCGAAATGCAGGCGCTGTTCCGCACCGCCTACACCCACAAAGCCTCACCGGTGCAGAACTACCAGCAACGCATCCGCAGCATGATCGCCAACCAGTCGCAGCCAGCCAGCGACAGCGACCTCGCCCGCGAATGCATCGACGCCACCCGCTCCGGCATCGAACGCCTGGGCCGCGAACTCGACGACGTCGCGTTCGAAAAAGCCGTCGACCTGATCGTCAACGCCGACAACATCTATGTCGTCGGCGTGCGCCGCTCCTTCGCCGTCGCCGATTACCTCGTTTACAACTTGCAACACACTCACAAGCGCATTCACCTGGTGTCCGGCCTCGGCGGCAGCTATCGAGAGCAGATGCGCAGCGTGAGTAGCGGTGATCTGGTGATCGCCATCAGCTTCACCCCCTACGCCAGGGAAACCCAACACTGCCTGCGCTACGCCCGCCAGCAACAGGCGAAAACCCTGGTCCTCACCGACAGCCACCTCTCGCCACTGGCCAGAAACGCCAACAGCCTGTTGCTGGTGAATGAGGGGAGCGCGCTGGCGTTTCGCTCGCTGAGCGCGACGCTGTGTTTGTGTCAGGCGTTGTTCGTGGCGGTGGCGTATCGGCTGGAATTGAATGTGGATGAGATTCACGAACAAGCGGGATTTGAGGATTAA
- a CDS encoding glutathione S-transferase: MKLIGMLDSPYVRRVAISAKRLGIDLEHQSVSVFRHFEQFQQINPVVKAPSLILDDGVVLMDSTLILDYLEACAGKSLLPADLKQRAHALRLIGLSLAACEKAVQLYYERNLRPADIQYQPWVERVEGQLAAAFTALEQELEKTGLPTDGTLTQAGISLAVAWSFTGLVVPDQIDTRRYPNIAQYTAYAETLEAFVSTPMT; encoded by the coding sequence ATGAAGCTGATCGGAATGCTCGACTCACCCTATGTGCGCCGCGTGGCTATCTCCGCCAAACGCCTAGGCATCGACCTCGAACACCAGTCGGTCTCGGTATTCCGCCACTTCGAGCAATTCCAGCAGATCAACCCGGTGGTCAAGGCGCCTTCACTGATCCTCGACGACGGCGTGGTGCTGATGGACTCCACCCTTATCCTCGACTACCTCGAAGCCTGCGCCGGCAAAAGCCTGCTGCCCGCCGACCTCAAACAGCGCGCCCACGCCCTGCGCCTGATCGGCCTCAGCCTCGCTGCCTGCGAAAAAGCCGTGCAGCTCTACTACGAGCGCAACCTGCGCCCGGCCGACATTCAATATCAACCGTGGGTCGAACGCGTCGAAGGCCAACTCGCCGCCGCGTTCACCGCCCTCGAACAGGAACTGGAAAAAACCGGCCTGCCCACCGACGGCACCCTCACCCAGGCTGGCATCAGCCTCGCCGTCGCCTGGAGCTTCACCGGCCTCGTCGTCCCCGACCAGATCGACACCCGCCGCTACCCAAACATCGCCCAATACACCGCGTACGCCGAAACCCTCGAAGCGTTCGTCAGCACCCCGATGACCTGA